The following proteins come from a genomic window of Equus quagga isolate Etosha38 unplaced genomic scaffold, UCLA_HA_Equagga_1.0 160576_RagTag, whole genome shotgun sequence:
- the LOC124233200 gene encoding interferon-induced transmembrane protein 1-like, with protein MSGDEKGVVVMGAPQGSAPMTTTVINIHSEPPIRDHVIWSLFNTLFMNWCCLGFVAFAFSVKMGGCSRDWKMVGDMTGARSYASTARSLNVAALVLGVAVTIVFIGIFAASASVIYYQISGHPDGDI; from the exons ATGTCCGGGGACGAGAAAGGGGTGGTTGTGATGGGGGCACCCCAAGGCTCAGCTCCCATGACAACCACCGTGATCAACATCCACAGCGAGCCCCCCATTCGCGACCATGTCATCTGGTCCCTGTTCAACACGCTCTTCATGAACTGGTGCTGCCTGGGCTTCGTGGCATTTGCCTTCTCCGTGAAGATGGGTGGGTGC TCTAGGGACTGGAAGATGGTGGGTGATATGACTGGGGCCCGGAGCTACGCGTCCACTGCCAGGAGCCTGAACGTTGCTGCCTTGGTCCTGGGCGTTGCTGTGACTATCGTTTTCATCGGTATTTTCGCTGCTAGCGCTAGTGTCATTTACTACCAGATTTCCGGGCATCCGGACGGTGACATCTAG